In Halarcobacter bivalviorum, a genomic segment contains:
- the proB gene encoding glutamate 5-kinase has protein sequence MKRIVIKVGSAVLREGSALAVERLNNLVDLIAKLKKEKGLEVILVSSGAVAAGNTALNLDKTQILNRQALAAIGQPLLMKHYKKRFREHDLKCAQMLLVEEDFDSRKRSLNAKGVMEILLSNDIIPILNENDVIANKELLFGDNDQLAAHAAHFFDADLLTILSDVDGLYDSNPHENPEAKMRKIVNHIEEDELQMKHTPNSEFATGGIVTKLKAANFLLKRDRKMYLTSGFDLTNAYDFLLDENHKSGTLFKNA, from the coding sequence ATGAAAAGAATCGTTATTAAAGTAGGGAGTGCTGTTCTAAGAGAAGGAAGCGCTTTAGCTGTTGAAAGATTAAATAATTTAGTTGATTTAATAGCAAAATTAAAAAAAGAGAAGGGACTAGAAGTGATTTTAGTTTCATCTGGAGCTGTTGCAGCAGGAAATACTGCTTTAAATCTTGATAAAACTCAAATTTTAAACAGACAAGCTCTTGCCGCAATTGGTCAGCCTCTTTTAATGAAACACTATAAAAAAAGATTTAGAGAACATGATTTAAAATGTGCTCAGATGCTTCTAGTAGAAGAGGACTTTGATTCAAGAAAAAGATCATTAAATGCAAAAGGTGTAATGGAGATACTTTTAAGTAATGATATTATTCCTATTTTAAACGAAAATGATGTAATTGCAAATAAAGAGTTACTATTTGGAGATAATGATCAGTTAGCAGCTCATGCAGCACACTTTTTTGATGCAGATTTATTAACAATTTTATCAGATGTAGATGGTTTATATGATTCTAATCCCCATGAGAATCCTGAGGCAAAAATGAGAAAAATTGTAAATCACATCGAAGAAGATGAATTACAAATGAAACATACACCTAATTCAGAATTTGCTACAGGTGGTATTGTAACAAAACTTAAAGCAGCAAATTTTCTATTAAAAAGAGATAGAAAGATGTATTTAACTTCAGGTTTTGATTTAACAAATGCATATGATTTTTTACTTGATGAAAATCATAAAAGTGGAACACTTTTTAAAAACGCATAA
- a CDS encoding F0F1 ATP synthase subunit B, whose translation MKKLLLLGLALAPMALLASAEGAETNYDIVQRTVNFIIFAGIVWYLLADKLKAFFAGRTASIQAELDKVQDTLKASQEKVENAAKKLEEAKKLANEIVENAKTDIDSVKKRVADAVDAEIANLDKGFDEKVKIETSKAKKQIVSEVLEELLSSDNVSITQDELANIVLKKVA comes from the coding sequence TTGAAAAAATTATTACTACTTGGATTAGCTTTAGCTCCTATGGCGTTATTAGCTTCAGCTGAAGGTGCGGAGACAAACTACGATATCGTACAAAGAACCGTTAACTTTATTATTTTTGCTGGTATAGTATGGTACCTACTTGCAGACAAATTAAAAGCTTTTTTTGCTGGTAGAACTGCTTCTATTCAAGCTGAGCTTGATAAAGTTCAAGATACTTTAAAAGCTTCTCAAGAAAAAGTTGAAAATGCAGCTAAAAAACTAGAAGAAGCAAAAAAATTAGCAAATGAAATTGTTGAAAATGCAAAAACTGATATTGACTCTGTTAAGAAAAGAGTTGCTGATGCAGTTGATGCAGAAATTGCAAATCTTGACAAAGGTTTCGATGAAAAAGTAAAAATTGAAACATCAAAAGCTAAGAAACAAATCGTTTCTGAAGTTCTTGAAGAACTATTAAGTTCTGATAATGTTTCAATAACTCAAGATGAGTTAGCAAACATCGTACTTAAGAAGGTTGCATAA
- the dnaG gene encoding DNA primase gives MITKDSIENLKNHLDVVDVVSQFLELKKSGANFKACCPFHGEDTPSFVVSPQKQIYHCFGCGAGGDSIKFVMEYEKLSYPEALEKLASMYNVSLSYDNTNQKKQDTKVLEEANKYYQKLFVYNQTAKEYIKSRGISEFSIEKFEIGYAPTSNDTVNFLKTNQLNLAEAKELGLIDTGHNGLYARFIERITFPIYSISGKIVGFGGRTISGHSAKYINSPQTKLFNKSKLLYGYNLAKESIYKKNRMIVTEGYLDVIMLHQAGFDTAVATLGTALTKEHLPLLRRGEPKIILAYDGDKAGLAAAYKASVMLSQSDFEGGVVIFTEGKDPADMVNDGKIEELNKIFSNPQNFISYTLDYIISNYDINIPSQKQKALIETNDYLKTLNELYQDEYKRYLAQKLNVRENLIKVSSDMSRRNEVNLTKIDIAELCIIRAILENPKRLDMVLDIVDISMFEYHKNEFELLINEPTNTILNGILLNDKLEVYDEQRLKEELIVLLYTFYTKKLTSLKYDQTLNLREKGFKLRKVQDNLRQLKQGKLVSYNL, from the coding sequence ATGATAACAAAAGACTCAATAGAAAATTTAAAAAATCACTTAGACGTAGTAGATGTAGTATCTCAATTTTTGGAACTTAAAAAAAGTGGTGCAAATTTCAAGGCTTGTTGTCCTTTTCATGGGGAAGATACACCATCTTTTGTTGTGAGTCCTCAAAAACAAATTTATCATTGCTTTGGTTGTGGTGCTGGTGGTGATTCTATAAAATTTGTAATGGAATATGAAAAGTTATCATATCCAGAAGCTTTAGAAAAGCTAGCTTCTATGTACAATGTATCTCTATCTTATGATAATACAAATCAAAAAAAACAAGATACTAAAGTTCTAGAAGAGGCTAATAAATATTATCAAAAACTATTTGTATATAATCAAACAGCAAAAGAGTATATTAAAAGTAGGGGAATTTCTGAGTTTTCAATTGAAAAATTTGAAATAGGTTATGCTCCAACTTCAAATGATACAGTTAACTTTTTAAAAACAAATCAATTAAATTTAGCAGAAGCAAAAGAGTTAGGTCTTATAGATACAGGACATAATGGTTTATATGCAAGGTTTATAGAAAGAATTACTTTCCCTATTTATTCAATTAGCGGGAAGATAGTAGGTTTTGGTGGAAGAACTATCTCAGGACATAGTGCAAAATATATAAACTCTCCTCAAACAAAACTATTTAATAAATCTAAATTACTATATGGATATAACTTAGCAAAAGAGAGTATTTATAAAAAAAATAGAATGATTGTTACGGAAGGGTATTTAGATGTGATTATGCTTCATCAAGCAGGTTTTGATACTGCTGTAGCAACTCTTGGAACAGCATTAACGAAAGAGCATTTACCACTTCTTAGACGAGGAGAACCTAAAATTATCTTAGCTTATGATGGAGATAAAGCTGGATTAGCAGCAGCTTATAAAGCTTCAGTAATGCTTTCTCAAAGTGATTTTGAAGGTGGAGTTGTAATCTTTACAGAGGGTAAAGACCCAGCAGATATGGTAAATGATGGAAAGATAGAAGAGTTAAATAAGATTTTCTCAAATCCACAAAATTTTATTTCCTATACACTTGATTATATTATTTCAAACTATGATATAAACATTCCAAGTCAAAAACAAAAAGCCTTAATAGAAACAAATGATTATCTTAAAACTTTAAATGAACTCTATCAAGATGAATACAAAAGATATTTAGCTCAAAAATTAAATGTAAGAGAAAATCTAATAAAAGTAAGTTCTGATATGAGTAGACGAAATGAAGTTAATTTAACTAAAATTGATATTGCAGAACTTTGTATTATTAGAGCAATATTAGAAAATCCTAAAAGATTAGATATGGTACTTGATATTGTTGATATCTCAATGTTTGAGTATCATAAAAATGAGTTTGAACTATTAATAAACGAACCTACAAATACCATATTAAATGGAATATTATTAAATGATAAACTTGAAGTTTATGATGAACAAAGATTAAAAGAAGAGTTAATTGTTTTATTATATACATTTTATACTAAGAAATTGACTTCTTTAAAATATGACCAAACTTTAAATTTAAGAGAAAAAGGTTTTAAATTAAGAAAAGTTCAAGATAATTTAAGACAATTAAAACAAGGTAAACTTGTAAGTTACAATCTTTAA
- a CDS encoding ParB/RepB/Spo0J family partition protein gives MALGRGLGELLGEVETAYENSNSKSQYGKIIEIDVEKVKPNPNQPRKIFDQDKLKELADSIVEHGLLQPVTVIEDENGYILVAGERRLRAHKLAKLETIKATIVNIEDFKLRELALIENIQRDDLNIIELAFSYAQLINEHNITHDELSKKVFKSRTLITNTLRLLQLCSYVQQLLANDKISAGHGKIMLGLDEDTQKKVADSIIGQKLSVRETEDLVRQLKADDNKALKKKKTIKNYDFKPLDNVIEHLKKSDLKVKAEKNYFKIEIKSQEDIEKISNYFRNTL, from the coding sequence ATGGCATTAGGTAGAGGACTTGGAGAATTATTAGGTGAAGTAGAAACGGCTTATGAAAATTCAAATTCAAAATCTCAATATGGAAAGATTATTGAAATTGATGTTGAAAAAGTTAAACCAAACCCAAATCAACCTAGAAAAATATTTGATCAAGATAAATTAAAAGAATTAGCAGACTCAATTGTAGAGCATGGACTTCTACAACCTGTAACAGTAATAGAAGATGAAAATGGATATATTTTAGTTGCAGGTGAAAGAAGATTAAGAGCTCATAAACTTGCAAAGTTAGAGACTATTAAAGCTACAATCGTAAATATTGAAGATTTTAAATTAAGAGAATTAGCTTTAATTGAAAATATTCAAAGAGACGATTTAAATATTATTGAATTAGCTTTTTCTTATGCCCAACTAATAAATGAGCATAATATTACACATGATGAGTTGTCAAAAAAGGTATTTAAATCTAGAACTTTAATTACTAATACCTTAAGATTGTTACAATTATGCTCATATGTACAACAGCTACTTGCTAATGACAAAATCTCTGCTGGTCATGGTAAGATAATGCTTGGACTAGATGAAGATACACAAAAAAAAGTTGCAGATTCTATTATTGGTCAAAAGCTTTCAGTTAGAGAAACTGAAGACTTAGTAAGGCAGTTAAAAGCTGATGATAATAAGGCTTTAAAGAAGAAAAAAACTATTAAAAATTATGATTTTAAACCACTTGATAATGTAATTGAGCATTTAAAAAAGAGTGATTTAAAAGTAAAAGCTGAAAAGAACTATTTTAAAATTGAAATTAAATCTCAAGAAGATATTGAGAAAATTTCTAATTACTTTCGTAACACTTTGTAA
- a CDS encoding AEC family transporter — MLDPVLPIALYLSFGYLFKIFFKDNSKELVEFIIYFSLPAIVFAKIYPLNLTYETLELVFMFNTIILGNLLLAYFVGKLLKLEKKILATFMIVATFGNTSFIGLSYIDTFYGQDYVVYALIYDLFGSFLLLVSLGMIIINWGSGQHVNFKGIVRSVIFFPPIIMFFLTVFAKNFEMPLFVMNTMETIGATLVPIAMIAIGMKLELKNIFYKLNIVTTAIIIKMFVIPIIVLLAFSAFYNLDDTWSKTTILEAAMPPMTMAVVLAIKGGLDERLAINALVIGVLLSLLSVTGFYYYLA, encoded by the coding sequence ATGCTAGATCCGGTTTTACCCATTGCTTTGTATTTAAGTTTTGGTTATTTATTTAAAATATTTTTTAAAGATAATTCAAAAGAGTTAGTTGAGTTTATTATTTACTTTTCTCTTCCTGCTATTGTTTTTGCAAAAATCTATCCTCTAAATTTAACTTATGAAACTTTAGAGTTAGTATTTATGTTTAACACCATAATCTTAGGTAACTTGCTATTAGCTTATTTTGTAGGAAAATTACTCAAACTAGAGAAGAAAATACTTGCTACTTTTATGATTGTTGCAACTTTTGGAAACACTTCATTTATTGGGCTTTCATACATAGATACTTTTTATGGTCAAGATTATGTAGTATACGCACTTATTTATGATCTATTTGGTTCGTTTCTTTTATTAGTTAGTTTAGGAATGATTATTATAAATTGGGGAAGTGGTCAACATGTTAACTTTAAAGGTATAGTTAGAAGTGTAATATTTTTCCCACCAATTATTATGTTCTTTTTAACTGTATTTGCAAAAAACTTTGAGATGCCACTATTTGTTATGAATACAATGGAAACTATTGGTGCAACTTTAGTTCCTATTGCTATGATTGCTATTGGTATGAAACTTGAGTTAAAAAATATTTTCTATAAGTTAAATATAGTTACAACTGCGATTATTATTAAAATGTTTGTTATTCCTATAATTGTATTACTTGCTTTTTCTGCTTTTTATAATTTAGATGATACTTGGAGTAAAACAACAATTTTAGAAGCTGCTATGCCACCTATGACTATGGCTGTAGTATTAGCAATAAAAGGTGGTCTTGATGAAAGATTAGCAATTAATGCTTTAGTTATTGGAGTATTATTATCACTTTTAAGTGTTACAGGATTTTACTACTATTTAGCATAG
- a CDS encoding F0F1 ATP synthase subunit delta: MNDLIAKRYVKALLDGRTVESATTICNDLKTISSAFAEEKFISIIASSEVKAENKIELVLSFLDNTSDELKNLVKLLGSKKRLDIIPDIASELESQVAKMNNSYTGVVYCNKELSADYISTIEKKFSEKFNVQLSLSQNVCDYDGIKVDIDSLGVEISFSKDRLKSQMIEHILKAV, encoded by the coding sequence ATGAATGATTTAATAGCAAAAAGATATGTAAAAGCATTATTAGATGGTAGAACTGTAGAGTCTGCAACTACTATTTGTAATGATTTAAAAACTATTTCTTCTGCATTTGCTGAAGAAAAATTTATTTCTATTATTGCTTCTTCTGAAGTAAAAGCAGAAAATAAGATTGAATTAGTTTTATCATTTTTAGATAATACAAGTGATGAATTAAAAAACCTTGTAAAATTATTAGGGTCGAAGAAAAGACTTGACATTATTCCTGATATTGCAAGTGAATTAGAATCACAAGTAGCAAAAATGAATAATTCATATACTGGTGTAGTATATTGTAACAAAGAATTATCAGCTGATTATATCTCTACAATTGAGAAAAAATTTAGTGAAAAATTTAATGTACAATTATCGCTATCACAAAATGTTTGTGATTATGATGGTATCAAAGTTGATATTGATAGTCTTGGTGTTGAGATTTCATTCTCAAAAGATAGACTTAAGTCACAAATGATTGAACATATTTTAAAAGCAGTTTAG
- the rpmA gene encoding 50S ribosomal protein L27, producing the protein MAHKKGQGSTQNNRDSAGRRLGVKKFGGEKVRAGNIIIRQRGTKVHCGENVGIGKDHTIYALIDGVVKFEVKNKDRKKVSVYAS; encoded by the coding sequence ATGGCTCACAAGAAAGGTCAAGGAAGTACTCAAAATAATAGAGATTCAGCTGGTAGAAGACTTGGTGTTAAAAAGTTTGGTGGAGAAAAAGTTAGAGCTGGTAATATCATTATTAGACAAAGAGGTACAAAAGTACACTGTGGAGAAAATGTAGGAATCGGTAAAGATCATACAATTTATGCACTAATTGATGGTGTTGTAAAATTTGAAGTGAAGAATAAAGATAGAAAGAAAGTTTCTGTATACGCTTCATAA
- a CDS encoding biotin--[acetyl-CoA-carboxylase] ligase — protein sequence MEIINLEEVDSTHTYLKELIKKNSFTTPLCVTANYQTNGIGSRGNSWQGKEGNLFFSFVLDKNRLPNDLQIQSASIYFSYLLKEVLKSQGSKIWLKWPNDFYVDEKKIGGTITSVTKDLIYCGIGLNLSHVNSDFGYLDIKIDKMYILKLYFRSLEKKISWKEIFNSFKVEFQKSRKFKATVENNKVSLENAVLNGDGSIQIDDKKVFSLR from the coding sequence ATGGAAATAATAAATTTAGAAGAGGTAGATTCAACACATACCTACCTCAAAGAGTTGATAAAAAAAAATAGTTTTACAACTCCTTTATGTGTAACAGCAAATTATCAAACAAATGGTATAGGAAGTAGAGGAAACTCTTGGCAAGGAAAAGAAGGAAATCTTTTTTTCTCTTTTGTTCTTGACAAAAATAGATTACCTAATGATTTACAAATACAAAGTGCCTCTATATATTTTTCATATCTTTTAAAAGAAGTACTAAAAAGTCAAGGTTCAAAAATTTGGTTAAAATGGCCAAATGATTTTTATGTAGATGAAAAAAAAATTGGGGGAACAATTACCTCAGTTACAAAAGATTTAATATATTGTGGAATAGGTTTAAATTTATCCCATGTAAATAGTGATTTTGGGTATTTAGATATAAAAATCGATAAAATGTATATATTAAAATTATATTTTAGAAGTTTAGAAAAAAAAATTTCTTGGAAGGAAATTTTTAACTCTTTTAAGGTAGAATTCCAAAAGAGTAGAAAATTTAAAGCTACAGTTGAAAACAACAAAGTTTCATTAGAAAATGCTGTTTTAAATGGTGATGGTTCTATCCAAATTGACGATAAAAAGGTTTTTAGTTTAAGATGA
- the rplU gene encoding 50S ribosomal protein L21 — translation MYAIIKCGGKQYKVTEGDILDIDYTGKAAKETLEITDVLAVNDGELKTGDAVSSAKVEAEVVLDGTGVNRAKKVIIYKKRRRKDSKLKRGFRKSFTKIRITKIAA, via the coding sequence ATGTACGCAATTATTAAGTGTGGTGGTAAACAGTATAAAGTAACTGAAGGTGATATCCTAGATATTGATTATACTGGAAAAGCTGCTAAAGAAACTCTTGAAATCACTGATGTTTTAGCTGTTAATGATGGTGAATTAAAAACTGGTGATGCTGTTTCTTCTGCAAAAGTTGAAGCAGAGGTTGTTTTAGATGGAACTGGTGTAAATAGAGCTAAGAAAGTTATCATTTACAAAAAAAGAAGAAGAAAAGATTCTAAATTAAAAAGAGGTTTCAGAAAAAGCTTCACTAAAATTAGAATTACTAAAATCGCTGCATAA
- the fmt gene encoding methionyl-tRNA formyltransferase has product MSKRIVFMGTPDYATKIFERLINSSYDVVALYTQPDKPVGRKQLLTPPHIKQFCLDNNIELPIFQPEKLRGNKEVEEELKALNPDFIIVAAYGQILPLEILEIAPCINLHASLLPKYRGASPIQESLLNDDEYTGVTSMLMEEGLDSGDILALQYLKITPTMEVAEAFAKLSDIAAELTITTLDNFEKIEPKKQNETEVSFCKKIKKEYGLVDFSNAKSLYLKYKAYSYWPGIFIENGLKLKDIKLVEETSNNNEGEILDIKTDSIIIACKKGSIEVQTLQAPSKKALNAVEYIKGKRVSLGDILE; this is encoded by the coding sequence GTGTCTAAACGAATTGTTTTTATGGGAACACCAGATTATGCAACAAAAATATTTGAGAGACTAATTAATAGCTCTTATGATGTTGTTGCTCTTTATACTCAACCTGACAAACCAGTAGGTAGAAAACAGCTTTTAACACCACCACATATAAAACAGTTTTGTTTAGACAATAATATAGAGCTTCCAATTTTTCAACCTGAAAAACTAAGAGGAAATAAAGAAGTAGAAGAAGAGCTAAAAGCTTTAAATCCAGATTTTATTATAGTTGCGGCATATGGACAAATTTTACCCCTAGAGATTTTAGAGATAGCTCCTTGTATTAATCTTCACGCTTCTTTATTACCAAAATATAGAGGAGCAAGTCCAATTCAAGAATCTTTATTAAATGATGATGAATATACAGGTGTTACTTCTATGCTTATGGAAGAAGGATTAGATAGTGGAGATATTTTAGCTTTACAATATCTAAAAATTACACCTACAATGGAAGTTGCAGAAGCTTTTGCAAAACTATCTGATATTGCAGCAGAACTTACAATCACAACTTTAGATAATTTTGAAAAAATTGAACCTAAAAAACAAAATGAAACAGAAGTAAGTTTTTGTAAAAAGATTAAAAAAGAGTATGGACTAGTTGATTTTTCAAATGCAAAAAGTTTATATTTAAAATATAAAGCTTACTCTTATTGGCCTGGAATATTTATTGAAAATGGTCTAAAACTAAAAGATATTAAATTAGTTGAAGAAACATCAAATAATAATGAAGGTGAAATCTTAGATATAAAAACTGATTCTATTATAATTGCTTGTAAAAAAGGTTCAATAGAGGTTCAAACTCTACAAGCACCATCTAAAAAAGCTTTAAATGCAGTAGAATATATAAAAGGGAAAAGAGTCTCTTTAGGCGATATTCTAGAGTAA
- a CDS encoding F0F1 ATP synthase subunit B', translating to MLDISPVLLLSTAIIFLFVVARLNSCLFVPLLKHMDDRDKSIKKDLENAQSNSADVDGMLEEASHVIAEAKKEAAAIRDQAYNEAKEVADAKLASAKEELEAKTLKFAKELEDETKALKESLVAAMPQFNESLKAKISSI from the coding sequence ATGTTAGACATAAGTCCTGTATTATTGCTAAGCACAGCAATAATCTTTCTTTTCGTTGTAGCAAGACTTAACAGTTGTCTATTTGTACCCCTATTAAAGCATATGGATGATAGAGATAAATCTATTAAAAAAGATTTAGAAAATGCTCAATCAAACTCTGCTGACGTAGATGGTATGTTAGAAGAAGCAAGCCATGTAATTGCCGAAGCTAAAAAAGAAGCAGCTGCTATAAGAGACCAAGCTTACAATGAAGCTAAAGAAGTAGCTGATGCTAAACTTGCAAGTGCTAAAGAGGAATTAGAAGCTAAAACTCTTAAGTTCGCTAAAGAACTTGAAGATGAAACTAAAGCTTTAAAGGAATCATTAGTTGCTGCAATGCCTCAATTTAATGAGAGCTTAAAAGCTAAGATTAGCTCAATTTAA
- the obgE gene encoding GTPase ObgE, giving the protein MFVDSVKFTVSSGKGGQGCSSFRREKFVIKGGPDGGDGGKGGDVVFLVDSNTDTLSWYKGRTVLRAENGKQGEGRNKTGKSAQPLVLVVPPGTQVIDNETDEVILDLLEEGQREVFLEGGKGGLGNTHFKNSRNQRPTYSQPGLPGEIKEIRLELKLIADVGLVGYPNVGKSTLISTTSNAAPEIANYEFTTLTPKLGVVEVGEYNSFVMADIPGIIDGASDGRGLGLEFLRHIERTKTLLFMIDIANYRTTKEQYDVLKEEVKKFSEELSGRNFAIALTKIDAYYGEDLEGDIKDFIEGLGLEVSNENSYGFDKKLPYFVQDLTYSKFDENKPFFILPISSVTHLNTDSIRFALYELIGQNK; this is encoded by the coding sequence GTGTTTGTAGATAGTGTTAAATTCACTGTATCATCTGGAAAGGGTGGACAAGGTTGCTCTTCTTTTAGAAGAGAAAAGTTTGTTATCAAAGGTGGACCAGACGGTGGAGATGGTGGAAAAGGTGGGGATGTAGTATTTTTAGTTGATAGTAATACAGATACTCTATCTTGGTATAAAGGAAGAACAGTTCTAAGAGCTGAAAATGGAAAACAAGGTGAAGGTAGAAATAAAACAGGAAAGTCAGCACAACCACTTGTATTAGTTGTACCTCCAGGAACACAAGTAATCGATAATGAGACAGATGAAGTAATATTAGATCTTTTAGAAGAAGGACAAAGAGAAGTTTTCTTAGAAGGTGGAAAAGGTGGGTTAGGTAATACACACTTTAAAAACTCAAGAAATCAAAGACCAACATATTCTCAGCCAGGACTTCCAGGAGAGATAAAAGAGATTAGACTTGAATTAAAACTAATTGCAGATGTTGGTTTAGTTGGATATCCAAATGTTGGAAAATCAACATTAATCTCTACTACTTCAAATGCAGCTCCAGAAATTGCTAATTATGAATTTACTACTTTAACTCCAAAATTAGGTGTGGTAGAAGTAGGAGAATATAATTCATTTGTAATGGCAGACATCCCTGGTATTATTGATGGAGCAAGTGATGGAAGAGGTTTAGGATTAGAGTTCTTAAGACATATAGAAAGAACTAAAACACTTCTGTTTATGATTGATATTGCAAACTATAGAACTACAAAAGAGCAATATGATGTGCTAAAAGAGGAAGTTAAAAAATTCTCTGAAGAGTTAAGTGGTAGAAATTTTGCAATTGCATTAACAAAAATTGATGCTTATTATGGTGAAGATTTAGAAGGTGATATAAAAGATTTTATTGAAGGTTTAGGATTAGAAGTTTCAAATGAAAATTCTTATGGTTTTGATAAAAAGTTACCTTATTTTGTGCAAGATTTAACTTATTCTAAATTTGATGAAAATAAACCATTTTTTATTTTACCAATATCTTCTGTTACACATTTAAATACAGATTCAATTAGATTTGCTTTATATGAATTAATAGGACAAAATAAATAA
- a CDS encoding Rid family detoxifying hydrolase, with product MEKINSNRLPQAIGPYSQAVKANGLIYTSGQVPLDVNGDMVERDIKTQTRQVFENLRVLLEDAQSGMDKVIKITIYLENIEDFAVVNVLCAEAFGDHKPVRSTVSVKGLPMNSMVVIDAIAQPYDYY from the coding sequence ATGGAAAAAATAAACTCTAATAGATTACCACAAGCAATAGGTCCTTACTCACAAGCTGTAAAAGCAAATGGTTTAATTTATACTTCTGGACAAGTTCCATTAGATGTAAATGGAGATATGGTAGAAAGAGATATTAAAACTCAAACAAGACAAGTATTTGAAAATTTAAGAGTTCTTTTAGAAGATGCACAAAGTGGTATGGATAAAGTAATTAAAATTACTATTTATTTAGAAAATATTGAAGATTTTGCAGTTGTAAATGTACTTTGTGCAGAAGCATTTGGAGATCATAAACCAGTTAGAAGTACCGTTTCTGTGAAGGGTTTACCTATGAATTCGATGGTTGTAATAGATGCAATTGCACAACCATATGATTATTATTAA
- a CDS encoding ParA family protein: MTEVIAIANQKGGVGKTTTAVNLSAALALEGKRVLLIDADPQANATTSLGFHRDTYEYNIYHVMLGTKELNEIILDSEIENLKVAPSNIGLVGIEKEFYKNVKDRELVLKRKIDPVKKDYDYIIIDSPPALGPITINTLSAANSVLIPIQCEFFALEGLAQLLNTIKLVKQTINRQLQIRGFLPTMYSAQNNLSKQVFADLAQHFESKLFKVDESSYVVIPRNIKLAESPSFGKPIMLYDEMAAGTKAYTNLAKAIAG, encoded by the coding sequence ATGACTGAGGTTATTGCAATTGCAAATCAAAAAGGTGGTGTAGGAAAGACTACCACTGCCGTAAATTTAAGTGCTGCATTAGCACTTGAAGGTAAAAGAGTATTATTAATAGATGCAGATCCACAAGCTAATGCTACTACATCATTAGGTTTTCATAGAGATACATATGAGTATAATATTTATCATGTAATGTTAGGAACAAAAGAGTTAAATGAAATTATTCTTGATTCTGAAATTGAAAACTTAAAAGTAGCACCATCAAATATTGGATTAGTTGGAATTGAAAAAGAGTTTTATAAAAATGTCAAAGATAGAGAGTTAGTTTTAAAAAGAAAAATTGACCCTGTAAAAAAAGATTATGATTATATAATTATTGATTCACCACCAGCATTAGGACCAATCACTATTAATACATTAAGTGCAGCTAATTCTGTACTAATACCAATTCAATGTGAGTTTTTTGCATTAGAGGGTTTAGCACAGTTATTAAATACTATTAAATTAGTTAAGCAAACAATTAATAGACAACTACAAATCAGAGGTTTTCTTCCTACAATGTATAGTGCTCAAAATAATCTTTCAAAACAAGTTTTTGCAGATTTAGCACAACATTTTGAGAGTAAACTTTTTAAAGTTGATGAAAGCTCATATGTAGTTATCCCTAGAAATATTAAACTGGCAGAAAGCCCAAGTTTTGGTAAGCCTATCATGTTGTATGATGAAATGGCAGCTGGAACAAAAGCATATACAAACTTAGCAAAAGCAATTGCTGGATAA